CAGTACCACTCCGTCCGGAGCTTTGCCGTCCAGCTCGGTCAGCTCTTCGGCGAGGACGTCGGTCTCCAGCGGGAAGTGGCCGCGCAGCGTCGAGTCCCCACGGCTGGCCAGGACGTAACCGGTGTCCTCGGCCGCCGACGCCGCGTGCAGGGCGCGGACCACCTCGCGGTTACGGGCGGCGGCGTCCTCGGGGGACAGGCTGCGGGTGTTGGTGAGGACGAAGAAGACGGCGCTGTCCTGGCGCAGCGCCCAGCACAGGTCGTCCACCGTCCAGGAGGTCAGGACGGGCACGTCGGCGACCGTCTGGGTGCCGGTCGGATCGTCGTCGAGGACGACGAGACGGGGGCCGCCGGTTACGCGGGCGGCCACTTCCGCGGCGCTCACCTCGTGGACTGGAGGCAGCCCTTCCAGCACCCCTGCCTCGGGGACGGGCCGCGTTTGGGCATGGAGGGGTAGAGACATGGCGAATTCCTGACCTGTTACGCGTAGTCGAGTGGGGGAACGTCAGTCGAGGCCGCGCTTGATCACGTCACGCCAGGGCTTGACCGGGCCCCGCGACGACCTCGGGACGGAGCAGCTCGCCGAGGGTGCCGGCGGGCAGGAGGTCCTTGTCCAGGACGAGTTCGGCGACTGCGGGTCCGGTGGCGAGGGCCTCCTTGGCGATGGTCGTGGCCGCCTCGTAGCCGATGGACGGGTTGAGGGCGGTGACCAGGCCGATTGGTTCACCACCGCCGCCCGCAGCGTCTCGGTGTCGGCCGTGATCCCCGCGACGCACCGCTCGGCCAGTTCCCACGACCGCGTCGCGGAAATGCTGCGCAGCGTCACCGCCGGCGGTCTCGGCTCAGAACGACTTGTCCATCGCCTTGTGGTAAGCGCCGCCGAGCGGCAGGAACCAGGCTGTGCCATTGCAGAAGGGGGCCGGCACCTTCGGGAATCGCCGGGCGGGCGGCAGCACCTCGGTCCCGATTCCTTCACCGGGGATGAGGGCGATGCGGTGGTTCTGGTTCGTCATACGGCCGATTGCAGCAGCGGGCCGGGCAGCGCGTCCAAGACACAATCCCGATGTGCCTTATAAGGTGGTCCTATATGGCGGCCATTTCGCAGATTGGCGTTCGGTTCCGGATCGAGCACCAGGGCGCCCGCCGTCCGCCGCCAGGGTCGGTCACTACCGCCGGCCCCACCCCCTCCGGCGCCATCGGCAGCACCGACGCCCGATGTTCCGTCTCGGCCGCGACGGGCGAATCGACACCGTCCTCGCGCAGGTCGTCCGCACAGGCCCGTTCGGCCGTGCCCTGCTGCACAATGATCAGCCGGGGTCCGGTCGGCACGTCGCGAGCCACCGTTCTGCCCGGAGGGAACGGCGGTGTCTGGGCATCCCAGCCCGCGGTGGCCCGCCGAGGAGCGCGAGGACACCGAGACCTGTTACATCCTGAGCGGCCGCGCGCTCGTCACCGACGCCGCCAAGGGAGGGACCTTCGAGATCTCCGCAAGTGATGTCATCGTCCAGCCCAAGGGATGGTCCGGCCGCTGGGACGTCGAAGAGACGATCCGCAAGGTGTACGGCATCGGCAGGTGACGAGCTGCCTCACCAGGCCGCGTCCTCCCATTGGTCCAGCAGGGCGTCGGCCGACACCTCCTCGGGTTCGGCGGCCGGGCTCCGCGTGGACTGTTCGGTCCAGATCACCTTGCCGCGTGCCATGTACCGCGTGCCCCACCGCTGGGCGAACCGGGCGACGAGGAACAGTCCCCGCCCGCCCTCGTCGGTGATCGCGGCCCTGCGCAGGTGGGGTGAGGTGCTGCTGCCGTCTGCGACTTCGCAGATCAGGCTGTCGTCGTCGCGCAGCACCCGCAGCCGGATCGGTTCGATGCCGTAGCGGATGGCGTTGGTGACCAGCTCGCTCACGATCAACTCGGTCGTGAAGGCCATCTCCTCCAGTCCCCAGGTCCTGAGCCGCCCGGTGACGTCCGCCCTGACGCCCGCGACGACGGCCGGATCGCCGGGCACGTCCCACTCGGCCACCTGGGAGGGGTCCAGCAGCCGGGTGCGGGCGACGAGCAGGGCGATGTCGTCGCTCGACCGGGCGGGAAGCAACGCGTCGAGGACGTCCTGGCAGGTCTCCTCCGGAGTGCGGCGAGTGCCGGCCAGAGCGTGCCGCAACGCCTCCAGACCGGTGTCGATGCCCCGCTCCCGGTCCTCGACCAGACCGTCCGTGTAGAAGACCAGCCGCGAACCCTC
This is a stretch of genomic DNA from Streptomyces hawaiiensis. It encodes these proteins:
- a CDS encoding cupin domain-containing protein — protein: MSGHPSPRWPAEEREDTETCYILSGRALVTDAAKGGTFEISASDVIVQPKGWSGRWDVEETIRKVYGIGR